The Oryzias latipes chromosome 9, ASM223467v1 region tttttcagaaaaggaCAAAAGTTCTGATAATTTAACTTTATGTAGAAAGAGGTTCAGACTACTTCTGCAGGATCAGGATTagaacatttcaagttgacTATACGTTTTTAATGTAATGCCTTTTCTGTCGATTTTCATTGATAAAATTAGAAATCACCGTATCAGGATTAGTAGGTGGTTGACTGAAGAATATTTTGTATTTGATCGCATTGGAATATTAGGACAGATGCTTGTCTCCTACTTGGCCTTAAAATTCTGTTGGTGAAACTACAATACAAACCTTAAAGCTTGCTTAGATAGAAAATGGGGAAACAAACAGCCACACACTCTTTATGATGCACTTTATTACTGGTATTTAGCAACTGTGACTACCTCTACAACAGTAGGTTTTGGAGGTTTGTTTGGAATATTCAGGTGTCTAGCTCAATGCCAGGGGTGAAAGACattcgttttctttttttttaaagaattgtgaTCAGTTTAGGAAGAAATGTTCACAAAGTCTGaacagtttctctttttttttaatggttttaagCCCATCAGACACTAAATATGGGTTTGTCAAGATTATTCAAgagtcaaactgtttttaaacttGATATTCTTTGATCAGTTTCAGAAAGGGACATTTGATTTGTCTAtgctaacaatttttttttttttaactaacaaGTTCAATTCTTTAGTTGCTAATTTGTAAACCTTAACAGCCCACAAAAGTCTTGAATATCCTGCTTTGGACAGTGGAGACAAAAGGAGATGTTTGGACAGTTTTGTGGGAAGTTGACATCTTGCTGTCAAACATTAACTCTCAAGCTGAtgagaggttttttttgtttttgaactcAAGATTCAGCAGGAAAATGCCTTTATCAATTTGACTAACAGCAAAGCAGTTTTGTTGCTTCAGTAAAATGTCCAAAAGAATGTGAtagtttaaagacaaaaacaaagtttgccaCATTCGTTCTGCAAGATGTCATACATGAAACTATAACAAGATTTTGCTAATAAAGATGGCTACAAATGCTTTTAGAATTAGTTGCTGTGAGGTTTTTTCTTCCCAGTGAACCATCTGTTTGTAAAAATCaggtctaattttttttttacaaaatttctTCTGGAAGAAATCTTAATGTTTTCCTTTGTGCACACGTGAAATACTATTGTGTTAAACTATGACGGGGTTTTAAACTATTGTCAAGACTGAGCTTCAGTGATACTACCAGTATTGAATTTTCAATGAAACCTTGTTTTATCCAAGTGTCCTGAATCTGGCTGGACATGAAACTGTGGTAAAACTGCATATGTGCATCAATATCTTAATATGCAATGTTCCCAGATAAATTACCTAAATGTTATGTATTGTACAGTTGCTATCCTGTGACAGTTTTGTTGACTGTGTGCCTTTCAAGTTGGAAATATACTGCAGGCTTAATAAATAtctattttgaataatttattttttgaagtctGCATATTTATGCTTATATATACATATCCATTAAATAATTACATGGCGTAAACATGAAGTTACTTGGCTTACGAGCTTTAGCTAAACAGACATTTCATATGCAACTGTCAAAGCCATGCAAAATGGGCTTCAGTAGGTTGCTTCCCCATCCATGTTATCGTCACTTTCAGCAGCAAAATCTTCACCGTTGTCAAAATAGCTTTCAATGTAGTCATTTTCCTGAGGAGCAACAAGCAGATAAAACATTAGTTGCATCAAATAAGACCAATGCAGATTTTCCACTATTCCTGGGACCAAACCTCTTCTATGTCTTCTTCGAGTTCTTCCTCTTCGATTTCTTCATCGTCCTCTGCTTTCTTCTCAGTTTCCTCATCTGACTTCTCAGGATTTTCATCTTTCTTGGCCAATTCCTGAGCAGATTTTTTGGGGTGGGATTCAAACTAAATGGTAGGCTTTcttcccatttaaaaaaaagtctacattTTCACAGCAGTTCTCTTTGTTCTGCTTGGCAGTATGGTTTGGGCCAATGTGTTTAAAGCCGATCAGTTAAGGAAGAAATGTTCAAGTCTGAacagtttcctttttaaatagatttaagCCCATCAGACACTAAAGATGGGTCTGTCAAGATCATTCAAgagtcaaactgtttttaaacttGATGTAATTTGATCAGTTTCAGAAAGGGACATgcgatttttactttttttaccaATTCAAAATCAGAAGCACCAGTACAATAAGCGTTTTTCAGTCTAATGTtggtattaaaaaaacaggtaaaattgTGCCTTATATTTTACACAGATGTAGACTTCTGCAAAATCTTGCTAAAACTTCGTACAACCATAATCTTTTTTCACATGGCTTTAAACTATTCTGTCCTTATGGCAGTTTCCaaactagatttttttattttaaaggcatGTGCCTACTAACTTCAGCACCGAATGACAGCGCCTAAAGACATCCTTGTACAAAgttcaattaagaaaaaaaaacatttaaatagtctaaaaaagctaaagaaggaAGATAGGCTTACATCCAGTTTACTGAGCACATTGGCTTTATCTTCCTTCAACTTCTTCACAGTTTTAGTCTTGGTGCCTGaagcaaaaaacactttttaaataaataaaaaacacgcATTCAACATTTCCTGCATGCAATGTGACTTTAATTTACCTTTCTTAATTCTACGTTTTTTACTTTGGGGCATCAGTTCTTTGGGAAAAAGGTTCCAGTCTGAAATGTGTGACACGATGTTTGCATTACTTTACATGAcaccttttgaaaaaaaaatttccatcTAAAGCAATTACCTGGAGTCCATTCCTCACTGTTAATCTGGGCTTGTTTCAAGTATCTTTCAGTGTATTTCTCCACCTCTGTTTCATGTAAACAGAACAACAGagtacatttgaaaaaagtatcagatcaGTGAGaatttttttactaaacataaaagataaaaaacaaatgaaagttaATCTCTGGAATCAATTCATtgctacagcaaaaataaatttattgtTTAGACATTTATGCATTGTACCAaattatttgttcataaatgaatcttaaaaagtattttctaatGATCAAAAGTCTGGAACCTGGATtagaaattgtcttttttttaacaggtgaCTTAAATTAAATGTACTCCTTTAAGTTTTTTCTTGGGTTTATGTCATAGAccaaagaaa contains the following coding sequences:
- the polr3g gene encoding DNA-directed RNA polymerase III subunit RPC7; this translates as MAGKGRGVAAFTFNIDALGIGRGNMPEARVGPSPLFPTTEFKPVPLKGGEEEDYMLALKQELRGAMQRLPHNIKACSSKTEVEKYTERYLKQAQINSEEWTPDWNLFPKELMPQSKKRRIKKGTKTKTVKKLKEDKANVLSKLDELAKKDENPEKSDEETEKKAEDDEEIEEEELEEDIEEENDYIESYFDNGEDFAAESDDNMDGEATY